A region of the Burkholderia pyrrocinia genome:
CGATTCCGTACAAGCAGAAGTTCGGCCCGGGCGGCAACTTCGGGATCATCGGCTTCGCGACGCCGGTCGACGGCGACAACTGCCAGGTCTACTTCTGGCGCACGCGCAAGGTCAGCGGCTGGCAGCGCGACGTGTGGCGCTTCATGTACCGCAACCGCCTCGAAGGGCTGCACTGGGACGTGCTCGAGCAGGACCGCTACGTCCTCGAAAGCCTCGCGCCGCAGGCGCGCGATCACGAATACCTGTACCAGCACGACGTCGGCATCACGCGCGTGCGCCGGATGCTGCGCCAGCGCGCGCAGGAACACCTGACCGCGCTTGATGCGCATCGCGCGACGCAGGCCGCTTCGGAGCCCGCGAATGGTTGAGTCCGCTCCGGTCGTGTCGCTCGCGGGGCGCCGCGTGCTCGTCACCGGCGGCGCGCGCGGTCTCGGCGCGGCGTTCGTGAAGGCGCTCGTCGCCGCGGGCGCGCGGGTCGCATTCGGCGACGTGCTGGCCGACGAAGGCCGCGCGCTCGCCGCGCAGCTTGCGCAAGCCGGCCATGCCGCACATTTCTTCGCGCTCGACCTGGCCGATCCGGCCAGCATCGACGCATTCGTCGCGCAGGGCGCGGCGGCGCTCGGCGGCATCGACGCGCTGATCAACAACGCGGCGATCACGAACTCGGGCGGCAAGCTGTCGACGGAGCTCGACGTGTCGACGTGGGACGCCGTGATGAACGTGAACGTGCGCGGCGTGTGGCTCGTCAGCAATGCGGCGCTGCCGCACCTCGCGAAGTCGGGGCGCGGCGCGATCGTGAACCTTGCATCGGACACCGCGTTGTGGGGTGCGCCGAGGCTGCTCGCGTACGTCGCGAGCAAGGGCGCGGTGATCGCGATGACGCATGCGCAGGCGCGCGAGTTCGGCGCGCACGGCGTGACGGTCAACGCGATCGCGCCGGGGCTGACCGAAGTCGAGGCAACCGCCTACGTGCCGGCCGAGCGTCACGCGTTCTACATGCAGGGCCGCGCGCTGACGCGCACACAGGTGCCCGACGACGTGACGGGCCCCGTGCTGTTCCTGCTGTCGGACGGCGCGCGCTTCGTGACGGGCCAACTGCTGCCGGTGAACGGCGGCTTCGTAATGAATTGATGTTTTCACCCTTGATGAAGGAGTTGACGATGGCGGACGCCGATCTCGAACGCAAGTCGTGGGACCAGCCGGAAGGCGCAAGCTTCAACGACTGGATGGAAGGGCGCGTGGCGCGCTACGCGACGCGGCGCTACGACTGGGACGCACTGAAGTTCCAGGCCGACTACGACCCGAAGTACCGCCGTGCGCAGATGCGCTATGTCGGCACCGGCGGCACGGGCGTCGCGAAGGACGTCAACACGGTGCCGGCCGGCAACTTCACGTTCTCGACGATGGTCATCCCGGCCGGCAACATCGGCCCGAGCCACATCCACATCGACGTCGAGGAAATCTTCTTCGTGCTGCGCGGCAAGATGAAGGTGATCTGCGAGCGCGACGGGCAGACGTGGGAAGCGATCCTCGGCGAGCGCGACCTGATCTCGGTGCCGCCCGGCGTGTATCGCACGGAAATCAACATCGGCGAGGAAGACGCGCTGATGTGCGTGATGCTCGGTTCGTCGACGCCCATCACGCCGACCTATCCGCCCGATTCGCCGCTCGCGAAGATCAAGCGTTGAGACGGGGCAGGTGAAGCAATGAGTGTCATCGACAAACGTGAACGCGACCGCACCGCGGCGTTCGCCGCGCTGCTCGGGCAGTTTCCCGAGCAGCGTTGCGCAGCCGGCGCGGCGGGCACGATCGGTTATCGCGAGGCCGGCGCGCAGCATGCGGGCCGCGCGCTGCCCGTCGTGCTGCTGCACGGGATCGGCTCGGGCGCCGCATCGTGGGTGCGCCAGCTCGACGCGCTCGGCGCATCGCGGCGCGTGCTCGCGTGGGATGCGCCCGGTTACGGCGTATCGACGCCCGTGCACGGCGCGTCGCCGGCCGCCGCCGATTACGCGGCGTCGCTGAACGCGTGGCTCGAGGCACTCGGCATCGAGCGCTGCGTGCTGGTCGGGCATTCGCTCGGCGCGATCGTCGCGGGCGGTCTCGCCCGCGCGATGCCCGCGCGGATCGCCGGCCTGCTGCTGGTGTCGCCCGCGGGCGGCTACGGCAGTGCGCCCGCCGAAACGCGCGAATCGCGCCGCGACGCGCGGCTCGCGATGCTCGCGGAACTTGGCCCGGCCGGGCTCGCCGAGCAGCGCAGCGGCAACATGCTGTCCGGTTTCGCGAGCGAGGATGCCCGCGCGTGGGTGCGCTGGAACATGGCGCGCATCGTGCCGGCCGGTTATGCGCAGGCCACGCATCTGCTCGCGAACGCCGATCTCGCGACCGATCTCGCCGGTTTTCGCGGCCGCACGGCGGTGGCCGTCGGCGCGAACGACGCGATCACGCCGCCTGCCGCATGCGAGCGGATCGCCGCGGCCGCGCATGTCGGGCTGCAGGTGATTCCGCAGGCAGGCCATGCCGGTTACGTGGAAGCGCCGGCCGTTTATTCCGCACTGATCGACACGTTCTGCCGTCAGTGCGATACGCAGCGAGGGCTGGGATGAACGACCCCCACGCTCGCATTTGTTCGCTGCCACCCGAGGGGGCGGATGCCGCCTTTGAGGCGGCGCGGCGGGAGGCATCATGAGTGAAC
Encoded here:
- a CDS encoding SDR family oxidoreductase, with protein sequence MVESAPVVSLAGRRVLVTGGARGLGAAFVKALVAAGARVAFGDVLADEGRALAAQLAQAGHAAHFFALDLADPASIDAFVAQGAAALGGIDALINNAAITNSGGKLSTELDVSTWDAVMNVNVRGVWLVSNAALPHLAKSGRGAIVNLASDTALWGAPRLLAYVASKGAVIAMTHAQAREFGAHGVTVNAIAPGLTEVEATAYVPAERHAFYMQGRALTRTQVPDDVTGPVLFLLSDGARFVTGQLLPVNGGFVMN
- a CDS encoding cupin domain-containing protein; the protein is MADADLERKSWDQPEGASFNDWMEGRVARYATRRYDWDALKFQADYDPKYRRAQMRYVGTGGTGVAKDVNTVPAGNFTFSTMVIPAGNIGPSHIHIDVEEIFFVLRGKMKVICERDGQTWEAILGERDLISVPPGVYRTEINIGEEDALMCVMLGSSTPITPTYPPDSPLAKIKR
- a CDS encoding alpha/beta fold hydrolase; its protein translation is MSVIDKRERDRTAAFAALLGQFPEQRCAAGAAGTIGYREAGAQHAGRALPVVLLHGIGSGAASWVRQLDALGASRRVLAWDAPGYGVSTPVHGASPAAADYAASLNAWLEALGIERCVLVGHSLGAIVAGGLARAMPARIAGLLLVSPAGGYGSAPAETRESRRDARLAMLAELGPAGLAEQRSGNMLSGFASEDARAWVRWNMARIVPAGYAQATHLLANADLATDLAGFRGRTAVAVGANDAITPPAACERIAAAAHVGLQVIPQAGHAGYVEAPAVYSALIDTFCRQCDTQRGLG